CACAGCAGGGATGCCCTTGTGTGTAGCCTCTGCTCCCCCTGCCTTACAGGAAGATGGTGATAGGAGCCCTGCCGCTGCTCCTGGACCTGGACAAGCAGCCTATACTGGAGCGGTGGACCTCGGATGAGGAGGACAAATCCTCAGACGAGGAGGAGGAGTTTCCAGAGCTCAATGGCCCCTTCTGCGCAGAGCGAGGTGACTGTTTCCACACCTTGCAGTCTCCCCAGGCTCACACCGTCCCAGGAGACTGGGGAAGCACACCACACTGTCCTAGGCAGCTAGTTCTGTGGAGGGATCTCTCTGCAGCTCTGCGGTCTCCTCCACCCCAGGTCCTTCTTGATTCCAGAGTGCCACTCAGGATGGTGGAATGTGTGTCACCCTCCCAGCATGGCACATAGTCCCTGGGGATTACATGCTCACTTTCCATCAGTCTCAGGGCCACCTGCTCTCCACGATAAAGTGAGGGAGTGCCAATGATCCACCTCTGGCTGGATCAGGACAGGATCTAACTAGGGGATGGATATTCCTTTTACTGGGGGTGGCAAGTGGTTTACCAGGGACATCCCTGAGCCCAAGGCCCTCATGCTGAACCCAGGACTACACCTCTCCTCCCCAGGATTCTTCAAGGACTTGGAGCAGGAACTGCATCAGCATCAGGAACGCAGACAGCAGGCTGCCCTGACGGAGCACTTGTCAAGGATGGAGACACAGCCTGTCCTCACAGACCTGCCCCTGCTGCCTGCTGTGCCCATGGCTGGGGACTGCAGCCCTGCTGTCACTGAAGAGCCCGGGAAGGAGGCAGCCCCTAAAGCTACCTCCTCAACCCAGATGGCCTCTTCTACCAAGAAACAGGTTCCCAGGAACCAGAAAGGCTCTGTCCAGGCAAGGAAGGGGGCTCTAGCAGCCACAGCATCCAAGACCTCTCTGGCTGCAGCTCCCAGCATGACAAAAAGTACAAACAAAAGAGGCACAAAGTAACGCACAGCCTCTACTCACAGGCCTCCTTCCCAGGTCCTGCCCCAATAAAGCGTCTCTGGGCTTGGAATGCGTTTCATGTTACATGGGGGTAAGTCCAGGAATCAAAACCAGAAGCAAAAACACAGTCCCTCAAAGCAGCTTAACCTTTTAGGGATGACCGAAAGGGCTGGCATTTCTCTGGGTCCCCAAATGTCTTGCTGGTCCTCAAGAGGTTGCTATCTCATGGTGAGAtagctttgggttttttttttttttttttagttctggggttataggcatatgCTACCACGTCTAgttgtgagggaaaaaaatctcttattTTGTGAAAGCTAGTTTACTGAGCTAGATTTAAGAGCATCTGTCCTtgatagccttggctgtcctggaactcactctgtagaccaggctagcctggaacccagagatctgcctgcctctgcttcctgagcaatTGTTTTAAAGATGCCACCATGCAGTCCACGCTAGGGGCTAAATCTTGGAATCCTGACTGTCCCCAGATAGCAGCCAATAGCTACCTAATGAGGGTCTTCAtgaaaacaccaccaccaccaccaccaccaccacacacagttgGGTCCCACCACACCCATCATTGGGGTTCATGGCTTGGCACCATGAACCAGGTCCACGATACAGTGAATGTCGACGGTCCACCTGAGTCTGGAATCTGGGGAGGATCTGAACAGGGTCCTGGGCTCCAAAAGTGGGGGACAACACCTGGGGGGACTGGGACACCCCCACTTCAAAGATGAAAGGTTTGAATACCGACCTAATAAGACACAGGTTGAAGGACTGAAGTAACAGAAAATGTCCTGTCATGTCCCTGACAGTATGTCCTCTTCACCCCTCACCTGGATGGGTCTGGTGTGGCAGTGAGGAAGTGGACACAGGGCTTTGTGGGATCCTGGGGCAGGACCGACACCATACTGGCTGTGGTACGGAAGCCTCCAGGTTTAGCAACCAGCCTGCTGGGACACCCCGCCATCCCCCACTCCGCTCTTCCCAATAGACTTGAGATCCAGTTCACTGAGtaaggaaataaaacacatttattaatCCACTCAGAACCTGGATgagcagggagaagggatggcTGATTCACCCCCAGCGCGCCCACCACAGCTCAGGGCAGCTGGCCCCAGAGCTGCAGGATGCTTAAGCATAGACCTGGTGCTCCCTCTCCACAAAGGCCTGGAAGAGGCTGCCCAGCCCCTGGGGGGGTGGGGTCTGTTCACCAGTAAGCagtcctctgagagcctccaggCCCTCCTGCTCCAGACTCTGCTGCTCTTGCCGCAGTTGTGCCTGCTTCTGTTGGGAAAACCAGAGGTGATAAATGTGGACCCTCTCCCCCAGGCAGGAGAAACCCAAGACTAGCTGAAGGTCCCACCTCCCCCAGATCTACCGCCGCCTCTAGGCTCAGGCCCTTTCTGGTCCCAGAATATCCGAAAGGTATTTCCTCCCTGCCCTCAGCACAGTCCCCTTGGTTACCTGCTCGTCCATCAGCCCCAGGGCTGCCTGGTGTCCACGATACAGTGAATGTCGACGGTCCACCTGAGTCTGGAATCTGGGGAGGATCCGAACAGGGTCCTGGGCTCCAAAAGTGGGGGACAACACCTGGGGGGACTGGGACACCCCCACTTCAAAGATGAAAGGTTTGAATACCGACCTAATAAGACACAGGTTGAAGGACTGAAGTAACAGAAAATGTCCTGTCATGTCCCTGACAGTATGTCCTCTTCACCCCTCACCTGGATGGGTCTGGTGTGGCAGTGAGGAAGTGGACACAGGGCTTTGTGGGATCCTGGGGCAGGACCGACACAATACTGGCTGTGGTACGGAAGCCTCCAGAGTCCATGCAGATGCCGCTCTCCTTGTTCCTGAGGATGTCCATCATCACCTCTGCTGTGATGCTCCCTACAGAGGGTGAagtggagagggcagagagggcttAGCAACCGGGGCTGTGAGAGACTCCAGCTGGGGTGCCGTGGCCTCGTGCCCAACACTCACAGACCTTGTTGTCGCTGCAGCATCTCAGACCCTGCCCGGAAGCGGGCCTTGGCAGCCTCCATGCGCACAGGCTGCTGGGTCAGGGAGAAGACCTCAGCAAAGTCAAAGACGCCCTGCCCAGACCACCAACCCTGAGCCTTGGCATGGCTGCGGAGCTCTGGGTGTTCTGCTGAGATGTCTGTTCCAATGCTCAGTTGGTTGGAAATATTTCGGGCACCTCCTGTGTAAGAAGAGGAACTTGTTTGTCACTATGGGGCATCCATGATGTGCTAGGCCCTGGGTGAGCTACTTAGATGACAGTTTGACCAAGTACAACCTGCCCTCAAGGGGCCTATGGTGATGAGGAGACTGACAAATCAATCAGAACGAAATCATAGGGACAGATGTGACACAGCAAAGTGGTAGCTGCGTGCAAATGCCCTCCTAACCACACAGGGAGATCCAGGAAGGCTTCCCAGAGGAAGGGGCAGGCTGAAGCATGGGAGTATTTGTCCatgtgaaggagaaagggagtTCCTAAGTGCGTTCATTTCTAGTCCCTAGTCTAGTCCTCCCTGGCTGCCTCCTGGCCCACCTGCCCAAGGCTCTCAGAACAAAATGGTAGCGTCCAGAAGTGCAGGGCAGTACCTGGGGAGGTCTAGGTTCCCTCTTGGAGGCAGGCTCTATGCTAGACTCCTACCCTGGATCCGCTGAGCAGCCCACAGCCTCCCAGCTGTCTCCAGCACCCACGCCTCTGTCCGATCAGCCAGTAAAAAGGTGTTGTGATAGCAGAAAGGCTCTGGATCCTCCCGGCAGCTGCCTCCCTGCCCATAGCGGTCCAGCAAGCCCGCAATCACGTGCACAGCCTCCTGGGCAGTACTGCTCCGTTCCAAAGCCAGCCTGACGGAAAAGTCAGAGCACAGGAGTGAGCCACACAGATGTGATGAGAAGCCTGTGTGACACAGCCAACCCAGCTGCAATGATGTCATTAAACAGTCATACAGGCCACCGAAGGGGTGGAGACAAGAAGAGCAGAAGTTCGTCTCTAGACTCAGCTACATACTACGTGATTTCTTATATtaaaacaagcagacaaaaataccaaagcaaagtaaaaaaatCAGAGTAGTGGTACgcacttttaaccccagcactcgggaggcaggcagatctctgtgagtttgaggccagcctggtctaggtaGTAAATTCTAAGCCAATCAGGCTTATGCTGTGAGGCCCTGtctgaaaacataaaacaaaaacaaacacgaaaaaaagaataataaagccATATGGTTGCCCAGCTTTGAACTGAGAGTTCTATGGAAAGATCTGGAACACTCCCCAAGGAAGAAGCGCCTGAACCTCTCCTCAGGCAGAGCTGCCCGGTGTTTATCAGTTCTTATAAACCAGAACTATAGAATATTTCAGTCAACAAAAATAGTACTGAGTCCCATGTGTTGgcacacaggcaggaggatctctgtgagttcaaggccagcctaatctacagagcaagttcctggacagccaaggctacacagagaaaccttgtctcaaaacaaaacaaacaaaaaaagtacttaaaaaaaaaagaaagaaagaaagcactgtTGGCCAAGGGAGGTTCTGTGAAGATATGACTGTAGCCTCCTTAGGAAGACCAGGAAGGCAAGGCCAAGGGAGACAAGCCCAATAGACTCAGGGGTTAGGTGGGGGGGGAGTGGAGCACTGAAGAGCAAGCAGGTCCTTACCTGAGTAGATCCATACCCAgcagggcttccccctcccctacGGGTTCTTTGGTCCACACCGCTTCGTTGCCTATGCAGACACCAAGCTCGTTGGCACCCATCTCAGCCCCCCACAGCCAAGAAGGGCGGCTCAGAATGACAGCATGCGTCTTCCACACCTGTTCCACCTCGATGTAGGTGCACTGGAGgtaaagaagggagaggaagaattcgctgaaaaaaaaaaaaagacccagaacTTACGTTGCCAGGACACTTTAATGGCCCTGAGAAAGGTCCTATTTTCAGGTCACACATGAGTAAACTGAATTAGCAGAGACTAACTCGACTCAAGGGTCCAAGTTGGTGGACTCGAAGTCCatactcggggctggagagatggctcagaggttaagagcactgtcttaaTGACacccagaggtcatgagttcaattcccagcaaccacatggtggctcacaaccatctataatgagatctggtgccctcttcaggTGCAAcgctatatacataataaataaatctttaaaaaaaaaaagtccatactCTTTCCACTATAAAACGAATAATGTTGAAACCCTCCAACTCCTAACCCACCTGAAGCCGGCTCCCAGGGGTGTGAGTGCCTGCTGGTATAAACACCACCTCCTGCACTTCATCTCGGGGCCGGTCTGAGTTCTTTGCAAAGATTACAGCTGGGATGGCTGAAGCCGGGGGCACAGAGACAAAGCAGTCGCAGGAACAAGGGGCGTCGGGGTTCGATGATGCCATCTGTGAAAGAGTGGGGATGCTCACTTCCCTCCAGTGCCACCTCTCCACAATCTCTCCACAAtctgggccacaggtggggcctaggacaccccccacccccaatacacCCTGAGAAGATAGGGTCAAAAGCCTGACGCTTTGGGACAACAgcactgtgcagtgtgtgcactAACAGACTTGGAGTCGGGAGACAGAGCAAACTCTGCAAGCTAAGAGCGTCAGCTTTGGAGTCCTAACCCTCCCAGGCTGACTGTAATAGTTCCTAGGCACTAATGCTGGCTCCGAAAATCCCACGCTCCTGCGCATGCCCACATTCGCGATTCTCCTCCGTCCAACCCTTTCTAAGTTCTCAGTGCCTCCGTCTCTCACCTTCTCTGCCTCCAAGACCCTCAGACACGGTTCCGAACGCCACTTCCCCCTCTTCAGGTCAAATCTGTTCCTCTGGACCCGGGTTCTCTGGTAGGCGACCTGGAAGGCCTTTGTCCCCGGGGGCGGGGCCAGCACAGAACACCTGCGATGCCAACATCTTCCACGAGGGTGCGCGCTAGCTAGCACCACTTCACGGAGCGGAGTGGCCTTTCAAATCCGCTTTAAGTGTCCTGGGCTTTCCCTTCAGGCTTATCAGATAGTCATTAATAGGAGGTGgagctgaagaagaaaagaagcccgAGTGAAAAGGAAGAATTCATAGAATAGCCAACACTGCTGGGGGTTCTGGAGATTAAGGAAAAACTTTCGATACCCACTTCCTTCCTGACTTGAATTTCAAAGACAATGCCAGGAAAACTTGGCAGACACAAGAAGTTCCGGTTAagttttactgtttttgtttgtttgttttgttctcctttttaaaattaatttatttatttcatgtatatgagtacactgcagctgtcttcagacacaccagaagagggcattggatcccattacagatggttgtgagccaccatgtggttgttgggaattgaactcaggacctctggaagagcagttagtacccttaaccactgagccatctctccagccctcttttgttttcgagacagggtttctctgtgtagctctggctgtcctgaaactcgctctgtagactaggctagcctcaacctcACAGAAATCCGTCTGACTTTGTcttccaactgctgggattaaaggcaggtgccaccaccacccagttttattttactaatttttttaaaaaaattatttttagaggCTAAAGAGATAGCTGGATGCTTAAAAGCACCTAGCAGCTCTTGAGAAcatgggttccattcccagcacttgcACAGTgactcacagccgtctgtaatcccagtttcagggaatccgatgctctctctggtctccatggacaccaggcacatatgtggtcctcaggcacacatacaggcaaaacatcaatacacataaaatacatttttaaattttgtaactaTGTATGCGTGGGTTATGTGTAGGGAGGTGCATGTTCCcatgggaaccaggaaagggtgCTCTACCCCCCAAAGCTGGAGccacgggtggttgtgagccacctgacagggATGgcgggaaccaaactcaggtcttctgtgagATCAATATTCACTCTCAAGTGCTGAACCTTCCTTCTctagtcccttttttttttttttttttttccgggctggggacccaaccagggccttgcgcttgctaggcaagtgctctaccactgagctaaatccccaaccacctcgtcccttttttattttcaaccCTAGATGCCGTATCTTATGAGCTTCCACTTCATGGGTGCTGTGTGTAACATTTTCCAGCTTTGGCTTTGGGAgattatctgtgtgtatgtatacctgtgtgcaggtgcacaggaCCATGTAGGTGCATGTTTGTGCCGACTAGAGGTCACTGGACATCTTCCTCAGTTACTCTCCGTCTCGTTCTGTGAGAACAGGGCCTCTGACTAAGGCTGACTCTTGATTCTGCTTCACCGGCTGGCCGGCaagctcagagatcctcctgtcgcCACCTCCACGGGGCTGGGACTACAAATGCATGTGCTGGACACAGagctcaggccttcatgcttgtgtggcggGTACCcctactggctgagccatctccctgccccccccGTACCCCCATGTCACAAGGTGAAGCACACAAAACCTGACTGTCTCCAAAACCCAAGTTCTGCCCACTAGGAGCTTAATAGAAAGAGAACGTTGAGAGGAGATCTAGATATTTCTAATTGCAAAAATGTCATTCTGCGTACAGTGAGGCGATGGGAAAGGAGAAATCTGAGCTCAGAGGGGCATACAGTGGTGTGGAACTGGATCCAAACTTCATGGTTTTGGCTTCCAGTTCATTTTTCCTCTATGAATCATCTCTGTAGTCAACACTGAAGAATATGCATCTCACACACTTACGCTCCCATGTCCTCAAGGATTTACTCCTAGGGATTTTGTGGAGTCTATGATACATCTACCAATTAATTGTTGCAATGTGTAAACACAGAAgcgtgtgtgtccatgtgtgtgcatgtgtgtgtctgtgtgtgcatgtatgtgtctatgtgtgcatgtgcatgtgtgtccatgtgtgtgcatgagtttgtgtacgtgtgtgctcatctatgtccatgtgtgctcatatgtgtgtgtatgtgcatgtatctgtgtatgcatgagtatgtataagtgtgtgtgcatgtgcacttgtgcacatgagtgcacattCTTCCATTTCTTGGCTTTTAGTATCttggctgaggatgtagctcagttggtagggtgcttgcctaacACGCATGAGCGCTGGATTCAAGCCTAGGCTCGCATAAACCGGGTAattccaggaggcagaaagatcagaagttcttGAGCATCCTTGGCTACTTAGGGAGTTCAATGCCAATCTGGGTAAGCATCTCCGAGTCAAAATaaatttgactttctttttttaaataaaggtcaTTGTGttgtacatctttttttttaagatatatttatttattttatatatattagtacactgtaaattcagacacaccagaagagggcatcagattccattacagatggttgtgagccaccatgtggttgctggggattgaactcaggacctctggaagagcagtcgtgctcttaactgctgagccatctctccagcctccaaattTGACTTTTCACGTACAGATTTTCCCTCTCTTTGATTCTATAGAATTTTTTTTGGGGTGTGGGTATTGTAAAAGATGTTGCTTTCTTATTTCCCTTTTTGAATATTTTGATGGTAGTTTATAGAAATATCTctacctcccccccccacttcctctctctgtgttcttcaagacagggtttctctgtgaagccttggatgacctgaacttgctctgtagaccagactggcttcgaactcagaatCTGcgtgtctctgcctgtctctcaagtgctagaacTAAAGGCATTTGCCCCACTGCCTGGCTGGAAATATTTTTCaagagctggagaggcagctcattagttaagagagcttgctctcgggctgcagagacggctcagtggttaagagcaccgactgcccttccagaggtcctgagttcaatgaggtccgatgccctcttctggtatgtctgaaaacagctacaatgtacatatataataaataaatctagaggGGGGTGGAGCGCGTTGGGTTCCCAGCTCCTAGACCAGGTACTTCCGATCatcctgcaactccagctccaggggatccaacaccctcttccggcctcagTGGGAACCTGAGTACACATATTCCTTGTACACATATTactaaataaaaagatatctttagaaaaataaaataaacaagtaatttAAATTATCTGCATGGCTCCTGGCTTGTGGCTGCCCATTCTACCTCACTGGGATGGCATCTTTGGAATTCAAATCAGGATGAAGCTGACATTTTTCCTAATCTTCAAAGGCCATAGTCGccgtagctccagttccagggtgttgatgccctcttctagtctctaagggcactgcacacatgtggtgtacatacatacatataggagAAACATAGtacacattaaatattttaaaagaggattggggatttagctcagtggtggagcgcttgcctagcaagtgcaaggccctgggttcggtcctcaactccgaaaaaaaaaaaaattttttttttttttttttttctggagctggggaccgaacccagggcctcgcgcttcctaggcaagcgctctaccactgagctaaatccccaaccctaagaaaaaaattttaaagaaatattcttgTTGACTGTGTTCTGTGACTTATTATTTGATTAGTTCTAACAGTTCTTtggtggattttgtttttaagattcttttaaaaCCTACGTTGCTGGTATGCTAATCTATAAGGCAGTATAGGATGAATGGACATGTAAGAGCTGCTTCGGTGCGTTTTGGAGGAGGGGTGCGAGGTGCCATTGAATGTCATCCCACCTTAAACCTCAACTGAAGCTGTACCTACCCACAGACATTCGAGGCACCCTGCAGGGAAAGTAGGTTCCTCTTCTGCACTTCCTCAGATGTCCGCTGGGGGGCAGgacaggctgagggaggaggcgGCCAAGGGAGGAGGAAGCCGGAAGAGCAGGCGGAGCCGAAGGAGGCGGTGGCTGCCACCCCAGCCTGCCATCCGTCAAGTTTCCACTTTTGACTTCATTCACCCGCCCTAGAGGTATTCTACTTTACTTCTCTGGTTAGGAGAGAACTGAAGAGAAGTCGTCCAGAGGGTCAATCCAAACATGATGcgttccctccctcccagcctctccgGTACAATGCGGTCCTGCTGGGGTTCCACTTCCGAGGGGTCAGAGGTGACCCTGGGTTCTTTCAGGGGCCCAGGCAAGCCAGGCAGCATTGCAGAGGATCAGGCATGCATCAGAGCCCCACCAAAGGCCCCTGCTAAGAATGCAGGTCAGCTGGAGGAGTtgcaaggggaggagggagggccctGGCCCTGCCCAGACAAGCCCAGCCGGCCGTACAACTGCCCTCCTGTCCCTGGGGGCAGATATGGGGAAAAGGAGGGAACTCACCAGGTTTCTGGGGTCTAATTCCCCCAGAACCAGGAAGACAAAAGAGGCGCCCTGCAGGAGAGCCTCAGGCAGGAGGTCACAGGTAAACAAGACTGAACTATTAAATCCAGCAACAGATGGAAACAGGCGCGTGctgcccccccccttccccctagGTTTTCTCCACAGTCCCTAAATCATCCTGATGCCCCCTTTCAAGTTTCCCTTAAAACTCTAAGGCCCCAAAATTTCTCAGCCGGATGATGGGATGGGCCAATCTGAGAGCCAGATTTGGCTAGAGAAATTGGGTTAGGGGCCGTAGGGATAAGAAtcccaaaaggagaaaacaatatattcgaagaaaaacaagttaaaagTACGTCGAGCAGGCAGAAGAACGCAGTGACCAACCTTGTCCTACAGAGacgggaaaacaaaacaaatcccctGTCACCTTCCATGCACCGGTCGTCTGGAGTCATGAGACTTTCTCTCGCTGACATGAATTAGTTGCCAAAAGTAGATGGGCATTGCCAGTCTCTCTGAAGATAGTGAATCCCGTGAGGGTGCGCCTGTGCACACTGCGGTTGGGTAACCCTGGCAGGTTTCTAGCTTTGAGTATTAGTAGCAACCTTTCCCTCATGCTTTCCAGCTGGGCAGCCGCCCATCAGATATCCTGGCTGCCTTTCATCGCCTTGTCTCTGATAGGGATCATCCTGGGTGAAGAAATCTCTCCAGTCACCCCCACCTCGCTCACAGCCAGAGGGACCGGCTGACAGGCATGCTCccatggtggggggtggggatagggagcTGAGAGGCCAGCTATGACTTGGAAGGGAGGGGATCTTAAGGGAGCTAGGACTTAGAGGTAGAGTAAGGAAACATCGTGAAACTCCTCATTTCCACGGATGAACACCATCGACTATCGGATAGGATCAGATCCGAGCTCTGACCCAGCCAATCGAATAGAGGTGATGCTCGCCCAAAGATTCCCCCTACCTAGTCCTCACTGCAGAGGGACAGAGTCAAACCTCCGTGGCTGAGCTGGAAGACAAATAAAGCAAGAGTGTGGTTGGTTGATGACTTTATTGTTGCATAAAAAACACAGGCCGGTTCTGCCTCCTCCTTGCCCCCAAGTGGGTTCACAGcagttaaagggaaaaaaaatcctacattTTCCTCTAGAGGGGCTGCCTGGAAGGACAGGCAGCTGAGAAACCTAGATTGATAAAAAGCAGGGCCGACAAAAACCTACCCAAGCCCCACCTGCAGACCTCTATACGGAGGAGCATCTACGTGCCCCCCAATACCCCATGTAGGAGTTCCCCTAAGAATGGTCATTGGAAAAGGTTGTCTTGgtagcacagggagagagaggctggtTTCGATGGGTGGAGGGGAAAGCATTCCACACCCACGGtaccctcctttctccccctctacATCTAGCCAGGCAACCTGCAGGCATGACCAACTTCGCTCTTGCCTTCGGCCCTCTTT
The genomic region above belongs to Rattus rattus isolate New Zealand chromosome 9, Rrattus_CSIRO_v1, whole genome shotgun sequence and contains:
- the Scrn2 gene encoding secernin-2 isoform X1; amino-acid sequence: MASSNPDAPCSCDCFVSVPPASAIPAVIFAKNSDRPRDEVQEVVFIPAGTHTPGSRLQCTYIEVEQVWKTHAVILSRPSWLWGAEMGANELGVCIGNEAVWTKEPVGEGEALLGMDLLRLALERSSTAQEAVHVIAGLLDRYGQGGSCREDPEPFCYHNTFLLADRTEAWVLETAGRLWAAQRIQGGARNISNQLSIGTDISAEHPELRSHAKAQGWWSGQGVFDFAEVFSLTQQPVRMEAAKARFRAGSEMLQRQQGSITAEVMMDILRNKESGICMDSGGFRTTASIVSVLPQDPTKPCVHFLTATPDPSRSVFKPFIFEVGVSQSPQVLSPTFGAQDPVRILPRFQTQVDRRHSLYRGHQAALGLMDEQKQAQLRQEQQSLEQEGLEALRGLLTGEQTPPPQGLGSLFQAFVEREHQVYA
- the Lrrc46 gene encoding leucine-rich repeat-containing protein 46 is translated as MPGDKQEAKNATQKTEEGVHITEALITKRNLTFPEDEDLSEKMFHTLDDLETVRLDGEGITCIGNLERLRNIHSLYLQSNKIQRIENLACITSLRFLSLAGNQIRHVENLLDLQYLQFLDLSENLIETLKLDELPQSLLILNLCGNPCTNQDGYRKMVIGALPLLLDLDKQPILERWTSDEEDKSSDEEEEFPELNGPFCAERGFFKDLEQELHQHQERRQQAALTEHLSRMETQPVLTDLPLLPAVPMAGDCSPAVTEEPGKEAAPKATSSTQMASSTKKQVPRNQKGSVQARKGALAATASKTSLAAAPSMTKSTNKRGTK
- the Scrn2 gene encoding secernin-2 isoform X2, producing MASSNPDAPCSCDCFVSVPPASAIPAVIFAKNSDRPRDEVQEVVFIPAGTHTPGSRLQCTYIEVEQVWKTHAVILSRPSWLWGAEMGANELGVCIGNEAVWTKEPVGEGEALLGMDLLRLALERSSTAQEAVHVIAGLLDRYGQGGSCREDPEPFCYHNTFLLADRTEAWVLETAGRLWAAQRIQGRSLA